From Myxococcota bacterium, the proteins below share one genomic window:
- a CDS encoding YciI family protein — MRYACLIYFDPKVVFDQSPESNAVLAEAGPFDERLKGTGQLVMGLPLQLPKEAMTVRVRDGKMSATDGPFIETKEVLGGLVLLEARDLNEAVRIAAQNPFARLGAIEVRPLVDFSKPRPRL, encoded by the coding sequence ATGCGCTACGCCTGTCTGATCTATTTCGACCCGAAGGTCGTGTTCGACCAGAGCCCGGAGTCCAACGCCGTGCTGGCCGAGGCCGGCCCGTTCGACGAGCGGCTGAAGGGCACCGGCCAGCTCGTGATGGGGCTGCCGCTCCAGCTCCCGAAGGAGGCCATGACCGTGCGGGTGCGCGACGGCAAGATGTCCGCGACCGACGGCCCCTTCATCGAGACCAAGGAGGTGCTGGGCGGGCTCGTGCTGCTCGAGGCGCGCGACCTGAACGAGGCCGTGCGCATCGCGGCGCAGAACCCGTTCGCGCGGCTCGGCGCGATCGAGGTGCGGCCGCTCGTGGACTTCTCCAAGCCCCGGCCGCGGCTGTGA
- a CDS encoding RNA polymerase sigma factor: MTAGAASARDALEAAYRRESRRVLATLVRLLGDFDAAEEALHEAFAAAAECWPREGVPAKPGAWLVSAGRFKTIDRWRRQARLAGVLRELAPHAEPVTEPVELAPIADDELRLIFTCAHPALPPDARIALTLREVGGLTTEEIARAYLVPAPTIAQRIVRAKARIRDESLPYEVPGPADLPARLESVLAVIYLIFNEGYAATGGDSLTRADLCAEAIRLGGLLVELLDDPEALGLLALMRLHEARRATRVDPSGELLLLEQQDRTRWDRSAIAEARALVDRALAARRVGPYLLQAAIAAVHAEAPSARDTDWAEIVALYDVLLRVAPTPVVALNRAAAIGLRDGPAAGLAAIDAALGQGGLERYGYAHAARAEMLRRLGRTAEAGESYRRALALTGQPAEQRFLARRLAELAAAGGAALQVARDEPGRLGDEARGVERAGARDEPVHE, translated from the coding sequence GTGACTGCCGGCGCGGCCAGCGCGCGCGACGCGCTCGAGGCGGCCTACCGCCGCGAGTCACGGCGCGTGCTGGCCACGCTCGTGCGGCTGCTCGGCGACTTCGACGCCGCGGAGGAGGCGCTGCACGAGGCCTTCGCCGCCGCCGCCGAGTGCTGGCCGCGCGAGGGCGTGCCGGCCAAGCCCGGCGCGTGGCTGGTCTCCGCGGGCCGCTTCAAGACGATCGACCGCTGGCGCCGGCAGGCGCGGCTCGCCGGCGTGCTGCGCGAGCTCGCGCCGCACGCGGAGCCGGTGACCGAGCCGGTGGAGCTCGCGCCGATCGCCGACGACGAGCTGCGGCTGATCTTCACCTGCGCTCACCCCGCGCTGCCGCCCGACGCGCGCATCGCGCTCACCTTGCGCGAAGTCGGCGGACTCACGACCGAGGAGATCGCGCGCGCCTATCTCGTGCCGGCGCCCACGATCGCGCAGCGCATCGTGCGCGCGAAGGCCAGGATCCGCGACGAGTCACTGCCCTACGAGGTGCCGGGTCCGGCGGATCTCCCGGCGCGGCTCGAGAGCGTGCTGGCCGTGATCTACCTGATCTTCAACGAGGGCTACGCCGCGACGGGCGGAGACTCGCTGACACGCGCGGACCTGTGCGCCGAGGCGATCCGGCTGGGCGGGCTCCTGGTCGAGCTGCTCGACGATCCCGAAGCGCTGGGCCTGCTCGCGCTGATGCGCCTGCACGAGGCGCGGCGCGCCACGCGCGTCGACCCGTCGGGGGAGCTCTTGCTGCTCGAGCAGCAGGACCGCACGCGCTGGGACCGCAGCGCGATCGCCGAGGCGCGCGCGCTCGTCGACCGCGCGCTCGCCGCCCGGCGCGTCGGTCCCTACCTGCTGCAGGCGGCGATCGCCGCCGTGCACGCCGAGGCCCCGAGCGCGCGAGACACGGACTGGGCGGAGATCGTGGCGCTGTACGATGTGCTGCTGCGCGTCGCCCCGACGCCGGTGGTGGCGCTGAACCGCGCCGCGGCCATCGGCCTGCGCGACGGGCCCGCGGCCGGGCTCGCGGCGATCGACGCAGCGCTGGGGCAGGGCGGGCTCGAGCGCTACGGCTACGCGCACGCCGCGCGCGCGGAGATGCTGCGGCGGCTGGGCCGGACGGCCGAGGCGGGTGAGTCGTACCGGCGCGCGCTCGCGCTCACGGGTCAGCCCGCGGAGCAGCGCTTTCTCGCGCGGCGCCTGGCGGAGCTAGCGGCCGCTGGCGGCGCTGCTCTCCAGGTAGCCCGTGACGAGCCGGGTCGTCTCGGCGATGAAGCGCGCGGAGTCGAGCGGGCGGGCGCCCGCGACGAGCCGGTGCACGAGTGA
- a CDS encoding TetR/AcrR family transcriptional regulator, which produces MAKNALEMRLRPRKSPRQARSLATQARVLEAARRTFARHGYAGGTTNRIAAQAGISVGSLYQYYPNKDAILAALVRAHIEDGTRALLAALAGAGSELESLVRRAVTALVEVHAADRRLHQVLFEESPRAASLRGELARLEESAVGLAAARLADRYARPADAELAARIVVTTIESLVHRLVAGARPLDSARFIAETTRLVTGYLESSAASGR; this is translated from the coding sequence ATGGCGAAGAACGCGCTCGAAATGCGGCTCCGGCCGAGGAAAAGTCCGCGCCAGGCACGCTCGCTGGCGACGCAGGCTCGCGTTCTCGAGGCCGCGCGCCGCACCTTCGCGCGACACGGCTACGCGGGCGGCACCACCAACCGCATCGCCGCGCAGGCCGGAATCTCGGTCGGCTCGCTGTACCAGTACTACCCCAACAAGGACGCGATCCTGGCCGCGCTGGTGCGGGCGCACATCGAGGACGGCACGCGCGCGCTGCTCGCCGCCCTGGCCGGCGCGGGATCCGAGCTCGAGTCACTGGTGCGCCGCGCGGTGACCGCGCTGGTGGAGGTGCACGCGGCCGACCGGCGCCTCCACCAGGTGCTGTTCGAGGAGTCGCCCCGCGCCGCGTCGCTGCGCGGCGAGCTGGCGCGCCTCGAGGAGTCGGCGGTCGGGCTCGCCGCGGCCCGGCTGGCCGATCGCTATGCGCGCCCGGCCGACGCCGAGCTGGCCGCGCGCATCGTGGTCACGACCATCGAGTCACTCGTGCACCGGCTCGTCGCGGGCGCCCGCCCGCTCGACTCCGCGCGCTTCATCGCCGAGACGACCCGGCTCGTCACGGGCTACCTGGAGAGCAGCGCCGCCAGCGGCCGCTAG
- a CDS encoding methyltransferase, with translation MLRTLLVLDALFAVAAFGLRTLLHWRRTGDSGWRLGRPHSGAEGLARALMLASAPLLLAALWRDGPTHSPLGLGLMLAGLGLALAAQWNMGAAWRIGVDPAERTELVRRGLYRSIRNPIYSGMLLFVAGQALLTPGAWAGAALAALALGVELQVRGVEEPYLAATHGARFAEWAAQAGRFAPFVGRLRR, from the coding sequence GTGCTTCGGACGCTGCTCGTACTCGACGCCCTCTTCGCCGTCGCCGCCTTCGGGCTGCGGACGCTCCTGCACTGGCGCCGGACGGGCGACAGCGGCTGGCGACTCGGGCGTCCGCACTCCGGCGCGGAAGGGCTGGCACGCGCGCTCATGCTCGCCTCGGCGCCGCTCCTGCTGGCGGCGCTCTGGCGCGACGGACCGACTCACTCGCCGCTCGGTCTCGGGCTCATGCTCGCGGGGCTCGGCCTCGCGCTCGCCGCGCAGTGGAACATGGGGGCCGCCTGGCGGATCGGCGTCGACCCGGCCGAGCGCACGGAACTGGTGAGGCGCGGCCTCTACCGGAGCATCCGCAACCCGATCTACAGCGGCATGCTGCTGTTCGTCGCGGGCCAGGCGCTCCTGACTCCAGGCGCGTGGGCCGGCGCCGCCCTGGCCGCGCTGGCGCTCGGCGTCGAGCTCCAGGTGCGCGGGGTCGAGGAGCCCTATCTCGCGGCGACTCACGGCGCGCGCTTCGCGGAGTGGGCGGCGCAGGCCGGGCGCTTCGCGCCGTTCGTCGGCCGGCTGCGGCGCTAG
- a CDS encoding TetR/AcrR family transcriptional regulator, translated as MARRTPKRSAARPARAPDPDDAARVRERILVAFSAKAKRSGIRGVVMGELASELRMSAMTLYKHFASKDELVAAVVEAWALELAAIDSLDLVRVDDCEAALERLLAWADAWTASLAHVSPAFFQDLHRDHPESWARFNAEIEARKRAAAPILGPFLRPELNPNVALLMLDHLVTEAADPRFAERLGVSRREAVRTAVTIWGSGALLDPPVLRLASHSPK; from the coding sequence ATGGCCCGACGCACGCCCAAGAGGTCCGCCGCACGCCCCGCCCGCGCGCCCGATCCGGACGACGCCGCGCGCGTGCGCGAGCGCATCCTGGTGGCCTTCTCGGCCAAGGCCAAACGCTCGGGCATCCGCGGGGTGGTGATGGGGGAACTCGCTTCCGAGCTGCGGATGAGCGCGATGACCCTCTACAAACACTTCGCCTCGAAAGACGAGCTGGTCGCGGCCGTGGTCGAGGCCTGGGCGCTCGAGCTCGCGGCGATCGACTCGCTCGACCTGGTGAGGGTCGACGACTGCGAGGCCGCGCTCGAGCGGCTGCTCGCCTGGGCCGACGCCTGGACCGCCAGCCTGGCCCACGTCTCCCCCGCCTTCTTCCAGGACCTGCACCGCGACCACCCGGAGAGCTGGGCGCGCTTCAACGCCGAGATCGAGGCGCGCAAGCGCGCGGCGGCGCCCATCCTCGGCCCGTTCCTGCGCCCGGAGCTGAACCCGAACGTCGCCCTCCTCATGCTCGACCACCTGGTGACCGAGGCCGCCGATCCGCGCTTCGCCGAACGGCTGGGCGTGTCACGCCGCGAGGCCGTCCGCACCGCGGTGACCATCTGGGGCAGCGGCGCCCTGCTCGACCCGCCCGTATTGCGCCTGGCGAGTCACTCGCCGAAGTGA